One window of the Piliocolobus tephrosceles isolate RC106 chromosome 17, ASM277652v3, whole genome shotgun sequence genome contains the following:
- the BAIAP3 gene encoding BAI1-associated protein 3 isoform X3 yields MQGLSWSPSRSPAMSTLLDIKSSVLRQVQVCPSFRRRTEQEPGSASADPQEPAMGAWKPGAGVEFFAHMRLMLKKGEGRQGLPCPEVPLRSGSPAPPEPVDPSRGLRALAPEEVDMLYEEALYTVLYRAGTMGPDQVDDEEALLSYLQQQDLPDPCTTHRDGCRCTDTHAHGCRCTTHRRAHRLQVFGTSTEEHTKAVERVRKAKPPTYALKVSVMRAKNLLAKDPNGFSDPYCMLGILPASDATREPRAQKEQRFGFRKGSKRSGPLPAKCIQVTEVKSSTLNPVWKEHFLFEIEDVSTDQLHVDIWDHDDDVSLVEACRKLNEVIGLKGMGRYFKQIVKSARANGTAGPTEDHTDDFLGCLNIPVREVPVAGVDRWFKLEPRSSASRVEGDCHLVLKLITTQRDTAMSQRGRSGFPSHLLLLSHLLRFEHPAEEPNSSNWRGELSTPAATILCLHGAQSNLSPLQLAVLHWQVSSRHHQTCTLDYSYLLGLLDDMQAHWEEAPSLPQEQEESLADSFSAFSEFGLQLLRQLRDYFPATNSTAVYRLELLLKCLGKLQFFQPSFEICPFETELNMDVAAALKRGNREWYDRILNARSPREQPGPQRLPGLVVLADAIYDDLQSCYSVYASLFHSILNVDVFTLTFRQLERLVAEEAWVLTEELSPKMTLEVASGLFELYLTLADLQRFWDSIPGRDSRSLALAGIHTPFLPAVKLWLQVLRDQAKWRLQGAVNVDTLEPVDPSSRHSSSAATAGLCLSHIQELWVRLAWPDPAQAQGLGTQLGQDMCEATLFYTELLRKKVDTQPGAAGEAVSEALCVVLNNVELVRKAAGRALKGLAWPEGATGLEGALPRPLLSCTQALDDDLQREAHTVTAHLTSKMVGDIRKYVQHISLSPDSIQNDEAVAPLMKYLDEKLALLNSSLVKGNLSRVLEALWELLLQAILQALGANRDVSADFYSRFHFTLEALVSFFHAEGQGLPLESLRDGSYKRLKEELRLHKCSTRECIEQFYLDKLKQRTLEQNRFGRLSVRCHYEAAEQRLAVEVLHAADLLPLDANGLSDPFVIVELGPPHLFPLVRSQRTQVKTRTLHPVYDELFYFSVPAEACRRRGACVLFTVMDHDWLSTNDFAGEAALGLGGVSGVARPQVGGGARAGQPVTLHLCRPRAQVRSALRMLEGRTSKEAQEFVKKLKELEKCMEADP; encoded by the exons ATGCAGGGACTTAGCTGGTCACCCAGCAG GTCACCCGCCATGTCGACCTTGCTGGACATTAAGAGCAGCGTGCTCAGGCAGGTGCAGGTGTGCCCGTCCTTCCGCCGCAGGACTGAGCAGGAACCAGGGAGTGCCAGCGCCGACCCACAGGAGCCTGCCATGGGGGCCTG GAAACCCGGGGCCGGCGTGGAGTTCTTTGCCCACATGCGCCTCATGCTGAAGAAGGGGGAAGGCAGACAGGGCCTGCCGTGCCCCGAG GTCCCCCTGCGCAGTGGCTCGCCAGCACCCCCGGAGCCTGTGGATCCCAGCCGTGGCCTGAGAGCCCTGGCCCCGGAGGAG GTGGACATGCTCTACGAGGAGGCCCTGTACACAGTGCTTTACCGAGCGGGGACCATGGGCCCTGACCAGGTGGATGACGAGGAGGCCCTGCTCAGCTACCTCCAGCAG CAGGACCTCCCTGATCCATGCACAACACACAGAGACGGCTGCAggtgcacagacacacacgcacacggcTGCAGGTGCACAACACACAGACGTGCGCACAGGCTGCAG GTGTTTGGCACCAGCACCGAGGAGCACACCAAGGCCGTTGAGCGAGtgaggaaggccaag CCCCCCACGTATGCCCTGAAAGTCTCTGTCATGCGTGCCAAGAACCTTCTGGCCAAGGACCCCAATG GCTTCAGTGACCCATACTGCATGCTGGGCATCCTGCCTGCCTCGGACGCCACGCGGGAGCCCCGTGCGCAGAAAGAGCAGCGCTTCGGCTTCCGCAAGGGCAGCAAGCGCAGTGGCCCCCTGCCCGCCAAGTGCATCCAGGTCACCGAGGTGAAGAGCAGCACCCTGAACCCCGTCTGGAAGGAGCACTTCCTCTT TGAGATTGAGGACGTGAGCACGGACCAGCTGCATGTAGACATCTG ggATCATGACGACGATGTGTCCCTGGTAGAAGCATGCAGGAAGCTGAACGAAGTCATCGGCCTGAAGGGCATGGGCAG GTACTTCAAACAGATCGTCAAGTCAGCCCGTGCAAATGGGACAGCAGGACCCACTGAGGACCACACCGATGACTTCCTGGGGTGCCTCAACATACCTGTCCGG GAGGTGCCTGTGGCTGGCGTCGACCGCTGGTTCAAGCTGGAGCCACGCTCCAGTGCCTCGCGTGTGGAGGGAGACTGCCACCTGGTTCTCAAGCTGATCACTACGCAG CGAGACACCGCCATGAGCCAGCGCGGACGATCCGGCTTCCCGTCCCACCTGCTGCTGCTCAGCCATCTGCTGCGGTTCGAACACCCAGCAGAGGAG cccaacTCCAGCAACTGGCGAGGAGAGCTCAGCACACCAGCCGCCACCATCCTCTGCCTGCACGGAGCCCAGAGCAACCTGTCACCCTTGCAGCTGGCCGTGCT GCACTGGCAGGTCAGCAGCCGCCACCATCAAACCTGCACGCTGGACTACAGCTACCTGCTGGGGCTGCTGGACGACATGCAGGCACACTGGGAGGAGGCGCCCTCACTGCCCCAGGAGCAG GAGGAGAGCCTGGCTGATAGCTTTTCCGCCTTCTCTGAGTTCGGGCTGCAGCTGCTGCGCCAGCTCCGAGACTACTTCCCCGCCACCAACAGCACCGCTGTCTACCGCCTGGAGCTGCTGCTGAA GTGTCTGGGCAAGCTGCAGTTCTTCCAGCCCTCCTTTGAGATCTGCCCCTTCGAGACGGAGCTGAACATGGACGTTGCTGCGGCCCTGAAG AGAGGCAACCGTGAGTGGTATGACAGGATCCTGAATGCCAGGAGTCCCCGAGAGCAG CCAGGACCACAGCGCCTGCCTGGGCTGGTTGTGCTGGCCGACGCCATCTATGATGACCTTCAATCCTGCTACAGTGTCTATGCCAGCCTCTTCCACAG CATCCTCAATGTGGACGTCTTCACCCTGACTTTCCGGCAGCTGGAGCGTCTG GTGGCTGAGGAGGCATGGGTGCTGACAGAGGAGCTGAGCCCCAAGATGACGCTGGAGGTGGCCTCGGGGCTCTTTGAGCTCTACCTGACCCTGGCTGACCTCCAGCGCTTCTGGGATAGCATCCCTGGCCG GGACAGCCGCTCTCTGGCCCTGGCTGGCATCCACACCCCATTCCTGCCTGCCGTGAAGCTCTGGCTCCAAGTGCTGCGGGACCAGGCCAAGTGGAGGCTTCAGGGAGCCGTGAACGTGGATACA CTGGAACCTGTGGACCCCTCCTCCAGGCACAGCAGCTCTGCAGCCACTGCTGGTCTCTGCCTCAGTCACATCCAGGAGCTGTGGGTGCGCCTGGCGTGGCCTGACCCTGCCCAGGCTCAGGGGCTGGGCACCCAGCTTGGCCAA GACATGTGTGAGGCCACCCTCTTCTACACGGAGCTGCTTCGGAAGAAGGTGGACACTCAGCCAGGGGCGGCCGGTGAAGCAGTGAGCGAGGCG CTCTGTGTGGTCCTCAACAACGTGGAGCTCGTGCGCAAGGCTGCTGGGCGGGCCCTGAAGGGGTTGGCATGGCCCGAGGGGGCCACGGGACTCGAGGGGGCGCTCCCCCGCCCCCTGCTCAGCTGCACACAGGCCCTGGACGATGACCTACAGCGGGAGGCTCACACGGTGACAGCGCACCTGACCTCCAAG ATGGTGGGCGACATCCGGAAGTACGTACAGCACATCAGCCTCTCACCCGACTCCATCCAGAACGATGAG GCCGTGGCCCCGCTCATGAAGTACCTGGATGAGAAGCTGGCCCTGCTGAACTCCTCGCTGGTGAAGGGGAACCTGAGCAG GGTGCTGGAGGCCCTGTGGGAGCTGCTCCTCCAGGCCATTCTGCAGGCGCTGGGTGCAAACCGTGACGTCTCCGCTGATTTCTACAGTCGCTTCCACTTCACGCTGGAG GCCCTGGTCAGTTTTTTCCACGCAGAGGGTCAGGGTTTACCCCTGGAGAGCCTGAGGGATGGAAGCTATAAG aggctgaaggaggagctGCGGCTGCACAAATGTTCCACCCGTGAGTGCATTGAGCAGTTCTACCTGGACAAGCTCAAACAG AGGACCCTGGAACAGAACCGGTTTGGACGCCTGAGCGTCCGTTGCCATTATGAGGCAGCTGAGCAGCGGCTGGCTGTGGAGGTGCTGCACGCCGCCGACCTGCTCCCCCTGGACGCCAACG GCCTAAGCGACCCCTTTGTGATCGTGGAGCTGGGTCCACCGCATCTCTTCCCACTGGTCCGCAGCCAGAGGACCCAGGTGAAGACCCGGACGCTGCACCCTGTATACGACGAGCTCTTCTACTT CTCCGTGCCTGCCGAGGCGTGCCGCCGCCGTGGGGCCTGTGTGCTGTTCACCGTCATGGACCACGACTGGCTGTCCACCAACGACTTCGCTGGGGAGGCGGCCCTCGGCCTAGGGGGCGTCAGTGGTGTCGCCCGGCCCCAGGTGGGCGGGGGCGCAAGGGCTGGGCAGCCTGTCACCCTGCACCTGTGCCGGCCCAGAGCCCAGG TGAGGTCTGCGCTGAGGATGCTGGAAGGCCGCACCAGCAAGGAGGCGCAGGAGTTCGTGAAGAAACTCAAGGAGCTGGAGAAGTGCATGGAGGCGGACCCCTGA
- the BAIAP3 gene encoding BAI1-associated protein 3 isoform X6, whose protein sequence is MQGLSWSPSRSPAMSTLLDIKSSVLRQVQVCPSFRRRTEQEPGSASADPQEPAMGAWKPGAGVEFFAHMRLMLKKGEGRQGLPCPEVPLRSGSPAPPEPVDPSRGLRALAPEEVDMLYEEALYTVLYRAGTMGPDQVDDEEALLSYLQQQDLPDPCTTHRDGCRCTDTHAHGCRCTTHRRAHRLQVFGTSTEEHTKAVERVRKAKPPTYALKVSVMRAKNLLAKDPNGFSDPYCMLGILPASDATREPRAQKEQRFGFRKGSKRSGPLPAKCIQVTEVKSSTLNPVWKEHFLFEIEDVSTDQLHVDIWDHDDDVSLVEACRKLNEVIGLKGMGRYFKQIVKSARANGTAGPTEDHTDDFLGCLNIPVREVPVAGVDRWFKLEPRSSASRVEGDCHLVLKLITTQRDTAMSQRGRSGFPSHLLLLSHLLRFEHPAEEPNSSNWRGELSTPAATILCLHGAQSNLSPLQLAVLHWQVSSRHHQTCTLDYSYLLGLLDDMQAHWEEAPSLPQEQEESLADSFSAFSEFGLQLLRQLRDYFPATNSTAVYRLELLLKCLGKLQFFQPSFEICPFETELNMDVAAALKRGNREWYDRILNARSPREQPGPQRLPGLVVLADAIYDDLQSCYSVYASLFHSILNVDVFTLTFRQLERLVAEEAWVLTEELSPKMTLEVASGLFELYLTLADLQRFWDSIPGRDSRSLALAGIHTPFLPAVKLWLQVLRDQAKWRLQGAVNVDTLEPVDPSSRHSSSAATAGLCLSHIQELWVRLAWPDPAQAQGLGTQLGQDMCEATLFYTELLRKKVDTQPGAAGEAVSEALCVVLNNVELVRKAAGRALKGLAWPEGATGLEGALPRPLLSCTQALDDDLQREAHTVTAHLTSKMVGDIRKYVQHISLSPDSIQNDEAVAPLMKYLDEKLALLNSSLVKGNLSRVLEALWELLLQAILQALGANRDVSADFYSRFHFTLEALVSFFHAEGQGLPLESLRDGSYKRLKEELRLHKCSTRECIEQFYLDKLKQVGRCQGQAAAPEAPRTQLRSPTFLQRTLEQNRFGRLSVRCHYEAAEQRLAVEVLHAADLLPLDANGLSDPFVIVELGPPHLFPLVRSQRTQVKTRTLHPVYDELFYFSVPAEACRRRGACVLFTVMDHDWLSTNDFAGEAALGLGGVSGVARPQ, encoded by the exons ATGCAGGGACTTAGCTGGTCACCCAGCAG GTCACCCGCCATGTCGACCTTGCTGGACATTAAGAGCAGCGTGCTCAGGCAGGTGCAGGTGTGCCCGTCCTTCCGCCGCAGGACTGAGCAGGAACCAGGGAGTGCCAGCGCCGACCCACAGGAGCCTGCCATGGGGGCCTG GAAACCCGGGGCCGGCGTGGAGTTCTTTGCCCACATGCGCCTCATGCTGAAGAAGGGGGAAGGCAGACAGGGCCTGCCGTGCCCCGAG GTCCCCCTGCGCAGTGGCTCGCCAGCACCCCCGGAGCCTGTGGATCCCAGCCGTGGCCTGAGAGCCCTGGCCCCGGAGGAG GTGGACATGCTCTACGAGGAGGCCCTGTACACAGTGCTTTACCGAGCGGGGACCATGGGCCCTGACCAGGTGGATGACGAGGAGGCCCTGCTCAGCTACCTCCAGCAG CAGGACCTCCCTGATCCATGCACAACACACAGAGACGGCTGCAggtgcacagacacacacgcacacggcTGCAGGTGCACAACACACAGACGTGCGCACAGGCTGCAG GTGTTTGGCACCAGCACCGAGGAGCACACCAAGGCCGTTGAGCGAGtgaggaaggccaag CCCCCCACGTATGCCCTGAAAGTCTCTGTCATGCGTGCCAAGAACCTTCTGGCCAAGGACCCCAATG GCTTCAGTGACCCATACTGCATGCTGGGCATCCTGCCTGCCTCGGACGCCACGCGGGAGCCCCGTGCGCAGAAAGAGCAGCGCTTCGGCTTCCGCAAGGGCAGCAAGCGCAGTGGCCCCCTGCCCGCCAAGTGCATCCAGGTCACCGAGGTGAAGAGCAGCACCCTGAACCCCGTCTGGAAGGAGCACTTCCTCTT TGAGATTGAGGACGTGAGCACGGACCAGCTGCATGTAGACATCTG ggATCATGACGACGATGTGTCCCTGGTAGAAGCATGCAGGAAGCTGAACGAAGTCATCGGCCTGAAGGGCATGGGCAG GTACTTCAAACAGATCGTCAAGTCAGCCCGTGCAAATGGGACAGCAGGACCCACTGAGGACCACACCGATGACTTCCTGGGGTGCCTCAACATACCTGTCCGG GAGGTGCCTGTGGCTGGCGTCGACCGCTGGTTCAAGCTGGAGCCACGCTCCAGTGCCTCGCGTGTGGAGGGAGACTGCCACCTGGTTCTCAAGCTGATCACTACGCAG CGAGACACCGCCATGAGCCAGCGCGGACGATCCGGCTTCCCGTCCCACCTGCTGCTGCTCAGCCATCTGCTGCGGTTCGAACACCCAGCAGAGGAG cccaacTCCAGCAACTGGCGAGGAGAGCTCAGCACACCAGCCGCCACCATCCTCTGCCTGCACGGAGCCCAGAGCAACCTGTCACCCTTGCAGCTGGCCGTGCT GCACTGGCAGGTCAGCAGCCGCCACCATCAAACCTGCACGCTGGACTACAGCTACCTGCTGGGGCTGCTGGACGACATGCAGGCACACTGGGAGGAGGCGCCCTCACTGCCCCAGGAGCAG GAGGAGAGCCTGGCTGATAGCTTTTCCGCCTTCTCTGAGTTCGGGCTGCAGCTGCTGCGCCAGCTCCGAGACTACTTCCCCGCCACCAACAGCACCGCTGTCTACCGCCTGGAGCTGCTGCTGAA GTGTCTGGGCAAGCTGCAGTTCTTCCAGCCCTCCTTTGAGATCTGCCCCTTCGAGACGGAGCTGAACATGGACGTTGCTGCGGCCCTGAAG AGAGGCAACCGTGAGTGGTATGACAGGATCCTGAATGCCAGGAGTCCCCGAGAGCAG CCAGGACCACAGCGCCTGCCTGGGCTGGTTGTGCTGGCCGACGCCATCTATGATGACCTTCAATCCTGCTACAGTGTCTATGCCAGCCTCTTCCACAG CATCCTCAATGTGGACGTCTTCACCCTGACTTTCCGGCAGCTGGAGCGTCTG GTGGCTGAGGAGGCATGGGTGCTGACAGAGGAGCTGAGCCCCAAGATGACGCTGGAGGTGGCCTCGGGGCTCTTTGAGCTCTACCTGACCCTGGCTGACCTCCAGCGCTTCTGGGATAGCATCCCTGGCCG GGACAGCCGCTCTCTGGCCCTGGCTGGCATCCACACCCCATTCCTGCCTGCCGTGAAGCTCTGGCTCCAAGTGCTGCGGGACCAGGCCAAGTGGAGGCTTCAGGGAGCCGTGAACGTGGATACA CTGGAACCTGTGGACCCCTCCTCCAGGCACAGCAGCTCTGCAGCCACTGCTGGTCTCTGCCTCAGTCACATCCAGGAGCTGTGGGTGCGCCTGGCGTGGCCTGACCCTGCCCAGGCTCAGGGGCTGGGCACCCAGCTTGGCCAA GACATGTGTGAGGCCACCCTCTTCTACACGGAGCTGCTTCGGAAGAAGGTGGACACTCAGCCAGGGGCGGCCGGTGAAGCAGTGAGCGAGGCG CTCTGTGTGGTCCTCAACAACGTGGAGCTCGTGCGCAAGGCTGCTGGGCGGGCCCTGAAGGGGTTGGCATGGCCCGAGGGGGCCACGGGACTCGAGGGGGCGCTCCCCCGCCCCCTGCTCAGCTGCACACAGGCCCTGGACGATGACCTACAGCGGGAGGCTCACACGGTGACAGCGCACCTGACCTCCAAG ATGGTGGGCGACATCCGGAAGTACGTACAGCACATCAGCCTCTCACCCGACTCCATCCAGAACGATGAG GCCGTGGCCCCGCTCATGAAGTACCTGGATGAGAAGCTGGCCCTGCTGAACTCCTCGCTGGTGAAGGGGAACCTGAGCAG GGTGCTGGAGGCCCTGTGGGAGCTGCTCCTCCAGGCCATTCTGCAGGCGCTGGGTGCAAACCGTGACGTCTCCGCTGATTTCTACAGTCGCTTCCACTTCACGCTGGAG GCCCTGGTCAGTTTTTTCCACGCAGAGGGTCAGGGTTTACCCCTGGAGAGCCTGAGGGATGGAAGCTATAAG aggctgaaggaggagctGCGGCTGCACAAATGTTCCACCCGTGAGTGCATTGAGCAGTTCTACCTGGACAAGCTCAAACAGGTAGGGAGGTGCCAGGGACAGGCTGCTGCCCCTGAGGCTCCCCGAACCCAGCTGCGCTCACCCACCTTTCTGCAGAGGACCCTGGAACAGAACCGGTTTGGACGCCTGAGCGTCCGTTGCCATTATGAGGCAGCTGAGCAGCGGCTGGCTGTGGAGGTGCTGCACGCCGCCGACCTGCTCCCCCTGGACGCCAACG GCCTAAGCGACCCCTTTGTGATCGTGGAGCTGGGTCCACCGCATCTCTTCCCACTGGTCCGCAGCCAGAGGACCCAGGTGAAGACCCGGACGCTGCACCCTGTATACGACGAGCTCTTCTACTT CTCCGTGCCTGCCGAGGCGTGCCGCCGCCGTGGGGCCTGTGTGCTGTTCACCGTCATGGACCACGACTGGCTGTCCACCAACGACTTCGCTGGGGAGGCGGCCCTCGGCCTAGGGGGCGTCAGTGGTGTCGCCCGGCCCCAG TGA